One Sinorhizobium mexicanum genomic region harbors:
- a CDS encoding ATP-dependent Clp protease proteolytic subunit — protein sequence MRNDDEQEEKKTELPLGKETEANLFKSRSIFIYGTITQDLAQKVCSQLVALASASDDDIRIFVNSPGGHVESGDSIHDMIKFVKPKVWTIGTGWVASAGALIYVGAPKERRLCLPNTRFLLHQPSGGTRGMASDIEIQAREILKMNERLNKIFSEATGQPVEKIAKDTDRDYWLSAEEAKSYGLVSRIITSIADV from the coding sequence ATGCGGAACGACGACGAACAGGAAGAAAAGAAGACCGAATTGCCGCTCGGCAAGGAAACGGAGGCGAACCTTTTCAAGTCGCGTTCGATTTTCATCTACGGGACGATCACCCAGGACCTGGCGCAGAAGGTTTGCTCGCAACTCGTGGCGCTCGCTTCCGCCAGCGATGACGATATCCGCATTTTCGTCAATTCTCCCGGTGGCCACGTCGAGTCCGGCGACAGCATTCACGACATGATCAAATTCGTGAAGCCGAAGGTATGGACGATCGGCACCGGCTGGGTCGCCTCCGCCGGCGCCCTGATCTATGTCGGCGCGCCGAAGGAACGGCGCCTTTGCCTGCCGAACACGCGCTTCCTGCTGCACCAACCGTCGGGCGGCACACGCGGCATGGCCTCCGATATCGAGATCCAGGCACGGGAAATCCTCAAGATGAACGAGCGCCTGAACAAGATCTTCTCCGAAGCAACCGGCCAGCCGGTCGAGAAGATCGCCAAGGATACTGACCGCGACTACTGGCTTTCCGCCGAGGAGGCGAAGTCCTACGGCCTCGTTTCGCGGATCATCACGTCGATCGCCGACGTCTGA
- the queF gene encoding preQ(1) synthase, with amino-acid sequence MTKTDVSGLSQLGAKVDLPQSPDEAVLERVPSGHAGTDFVVRFTAPEFTSLCPMTGQPDFAHIVIDYVPDGWLVESKSLKLFLHSFRNHGAFHEDCTIDIAKRLVSLLSPKWLRIGAYWYPRGGIPIDVFWQTGKLPEGVWLPDQGVPTYRGRG; translated from the coding sequence ATGACGAAAACGGACGTATCGGGACTTTCACAACTTGGCGCAAAGGTCGACCTGCCGCAGAGCCCGGATGAGGCGGTGCTGGAAAGGGTGCCGAGCGGCCATGCGGGCACGGACTTCGTCGTCCGCTTCACGGCACCGGAGTTCACCTCGCTTTGTCCGATGACGGGGCAGCCGGATTTCGCACATATCGTCATCGACTATGTGCCGGATGGCTGGCTGGTGGAGTCGAAGTCGCTCAAGCTCTTCCTGCATTCCTTCCGCAACCATGGGGCTTTTCACGAGGATTGCACCATTGATATCGCCAAGAGGCTGGTGTCGCTGCTTTCGCCGAAGTGGCTGAGGATCGGCGCCTATTGGTATCCGCGTGGCGGCATTCCGATCGACGTCTTCTGGCAGACGGGCAAGCTGCCGGAGGGTGTCTGGCTGCCGGATCAGGGTGTGCCGACCTATCGGGGACGCGGGTGA
- a CDS encoding cation diffusion facilitator family transporter, translated as MTAFDNRTILRLAFWGMPLSVGVMGLKMLAWWVTGSVALLSDGLESIVNVIAAVIAYAMIGYAAKPADATHPFGHHKAEYFSAVIEGVLIVVAALLIIWEAVPEMMAPELLSAPALGLAINFAASGINAIWAYVLIRAGTRHRSPALSADGHHLLSDVITSAGVLVGLLLAIATGYAILDPLLAVIVAGNILLQGWKVISRSVDGLMDRAVPADEEEAIKQAIAANAGGSLGVHDLKTRQAGPAIFVDFHMVVPEAMPVGDAHDICDRIEDAIRVVHPGARIAIHVEPEGEKAHGVRVKTRAG; from the coding sequence ATGACTGCTTTCGATAACAGAACGATCCTGAGGCTGGCCTTTTGGGGTATGCCGCTTTCCGTCGGGGTCATGGGGCTGAAGATGCTCGCCTGGTGGGTGACCGGTTCGGTTGCGCTGCTTTCCGACGGGCTCGAATCCATCGTGAACGTTATTGCCGCGGTGATCGCCTATGCAATGATCGGCTATGCCGCGAAACCGGCGGACGCGACACACCCGTTCGGGCACCACAAGGCGGAGTATTTTTCCGCCGTCATCGAAGGCGTGTTGATTGTCGTGGCGGCGCTTCTGATCATATGGGAAGCGGTGCCGGAAATGATGGCGCCGGAGCTGCTAAGCGCACCGGCGCTCGGTCTTGCGATCAACTTCGCCGCCAGCGGCATCAACGCGATCTGGGCTTATGTCCTGATCCGCGCGGGTACCCGCCATCGCTCGCCGGCGCTGAGCGCCGACGGACACCACCTTCTCTCCGACGTGATAACCTCGGCAGGCGTGCTCGTTGGCCTTCTTCTTGCCATTGCCACCGGATACGCCATCCTCGATCCGCTGCTGGCGGTGATCGTCGCCGGCAACATCCTGCTGCAGGGCTGGAAGGTCATCTCGCGTTCAGTCGACGGACTGATGGACAGGGCCGTGCCGGCAGACGAGGAGGAGGCGATCAAGCAGGCGATCGCGGCAAATGCCGGCGGCTCTCTCGGGGTTCACGATCTGAAGACCCGGCAGGCCGGCCCGGCGATCTTCGTGGATTTCCACATGGTCGTGCCCGAAGCGATGCCGGTCGGCGACGCCCATGACATTTGCGACCGTATCGAGGACGCGATCCGCGTCGTTCATCCGGGCGCGAGAATAGCCATTCATGTCGAGCCGGAAGGCGAGAAGGCGCACGGCGTGCGCGTGAAAACCAGAGCGGGATGA
- a CDS encoding anthranilate synthase → MATVILEDGAETYTTEGGIVVTRRRRDASYTDAISSCVDKLDERRGAVFSSNYEYPGRYTRWDTAVVDPPLAISSFGRSLWIEAYNGRGEVLLALIGEHLKSVADITIGALTTRRLDLTINQPDRVFTEEERSKMPTVFTVLRAVTNLFHSAEDSNLGFYGAFGYDLAFQFDAIDLKLQRPDDQRDMVLFLPDEILVVDHYAAKAWVDCYDFAKGGLSTEGKAAEITPEPFRTVDSIPPHGDHRPGEYAELVVKAKESFRRGDLFEVVPGQKFYERCESRPSEISNRLKAINPSPYSFFINLGNQEYLVGASPEMFVRVSGRRIETCPISGTIKRGDDPIADSEQILKLLNSKKDESELTMCSDVDRNDKSRVCVPGSVKVIGRRQIEMYSRLIHTVDHIEGRLRDDMDAFDGFLSHAWAVTVTGAPKLWAMRFIESHEKSPRAWYGGAIGMVGFNGDMNTGLTLRTIRIKDGIAEVRAGATLLYDSNPEEEEAETELKASAMIAAIRDAKSANSAKAGRDVASVGAGVNILLVDHEDSFVHTLANYFRQTGATVTTVRTPVAEEIFDRVKPDLVVLSPGPGSPKDFDCKATIKKARARELPIFGVCLGLQALAEAYGGNLRQLAIPMHGKPSRIRVLEPGIVFSGLGKDVTVGRYHSIFADPSSLPPEFMITAESEDGTIMGIEHMKEPVAAVQFHPESIMTLGGDAGMRMIENVVAHLAKRAKTKAA, encoded by the coding sequence ATGGCAACGGTAATTCTGGAAGACGGCGCGGAGACCTACACCACTGAAGGCGGCATTGTCGTCACGCGCAGGCGGCGCGATGCGTCCTACACGGACGCGATCTCGTCCTGTGTCGACAAGCTCGATGAGCGGCGCGGCGCGGTCTTTTCCTCGAACTATGAATATCCCGGCCGTTACACACGCTGGGACACCGCTGTCGTCGACCCGCCGCTCGCCATCTCTTCCTTCGGTCGTTCGCTCTGGATCGAAGCCTATAACGGGCGCGGCGAGGTATTGCTGGCGCTCATCGGCGAGCATCTGAAATCCGTTGCAGACATTACCATTGGCGCGTTGACGACGCGTAGGCTCGATCTCACCATCAACCAGCCGGACCGGGTGTTTACCGAGGAAGAGCGCTCGAAGATGCCGACGGTCTTCACGGTGCTGCGCGCTGTTACGAACCTTTTCCATTCGGCCGAAGATTCCAATCTCGGCTTCTATGGCGCCTTCGGCTACGACCTTGCCTTCCAGTTCGACGCGATCGACCTGAAATTGCAGCGGCCGGACGACCAGCGCGACATGGTTCTCTTCCTCCCGGACGAGATCCTCGTCGTCGACCACTATGCGGCGAAGGCCTGGGTCGACTGCTATGATTTTGCCAAGGGCGGCCTTTCGACCGAGGGCAAGGCGGCGGAAATCACGCCGGAGCCGTTCCGCACCGTCGACAGCATTCCGCCCCATGGCGATCATCGCCCGGGCGAATATGCCGAACTCGTGGTCAAGGCCAAGGAAAGCTTCCGTCGCGGCGACCTCTTCGAGGTCGTGCCGGGACAGAAATTTTACGAGCGCTGCGAGAGCCGCCCTTCGGAGATTTCCAACCGGCTGAAGGCGATCAACCCGTCGCCCTATTCCTTCTTCATCAACCTCGGAAACCAGGAATATCTCGTTGGCGCCTCGCCAGAGATGTTCGTCCGGGTTTCGGGCCGCCGCATCGAGACCTGCCCGATCTCCGGCACGATCAAGCGGGGCGACGACCCGATCGCCGACAGCGAGCAGATCCTGAAGCTGTTGAATTCGAAAAAGGATGAATCCGAGCTCACCATGTGCTCGGACGTCGACCGCAACGACAAGAGCCGCGTCTGCGTGCCCGGTTCGGTGAAGGTCATCGGGCGTCGCCAGATCGAGATGTATTCGCGGCTGATCCACACGGTCGACCACATCGAGGGGCGGCTTCGCGATGACATGGACGCTTTCGATGGCTTTCTGAGCCACGCCTGGGCGGTGACCGTCACCGGGGCGCCGAAGCTCTGGGCGATGCGCTTCATCGAGAGCCACGAGAAGAGCCCGCGCGCATGGTATGGTGGCGCAATCGGCATGGTCGGCTTCAATGGCGACATGAACACCGGCCTGACCTTGCGCACCATCCGCATCAAGGACGGGATCGCCGAGGTGAGAGCGGGCGCCACGCTGCTCTATGATTCCAATCCGGAAGAAGAAGAAGCCGAAACCGAACTGAAGGCATCCGCCATGATTGCAGCCATCCGCGACGCCAAATCCGCCAACAGCGCCAAGGCCGGGCGCGACGTTGCGTCGGTCGGCGCGGGCGTCAACATTCTGCTCGTCGACCACGAGGACAGCTTCGTCCACACGCTGGCGAACTACTTCCGGCAAACGGGCGCGACCGTCACCACCGTGCGTACGCCGGTTGCCGAGGAGATTTTCGACCGCGTCAAACCGGACCTCGTCGTGCTTTCGCCCGGGCCCGGCAGCCCGAAGGATTTCGACTGCAAGGCGACGATCAAGAAGGCGAGGGCGCGCGAACTGCCGATCTTCGGGGTCTGCCTCGGCCTTCAGGCGCTCGCAGAGGCCTATGGCGGCAACCTCCGGCAACTGGCGATCCCGATGCACGGCAAGCCATCGCGCATCCGCGTGCTGGAACCCGGCATCGTCTTCTCCGGGCTCGGCAAGGATGTGACCGTCGGACGCTACCATTCGATCTTTGCCGATCCTTCCAGCCTGCCACCCGAGTTCATGATCACAGCGGAGAGCGAAGACGGCACGATCATGGGCATCGAACATATGAAAGAGCCGGTGGCGGCGGTGCAGTTCCATCCGGAGTCGATCATGACGCTCGGCGGCGACGCCGGCATGCGGATGATCGAGAATGTGGTCGCGCATCTTGCCAAACGGGCGAAAACCAAGGCCGCCTGA
- the trpLE gene encoding trpE operon leader peptide TrpLE, protein MIDARNISIWWWAR, encoded by the coding sequence ATGATAGACGCACGCAACATTTCGATCTGGTGGTGGGCTCGCTGA
- a CDS encoding TonB-dependent hemoglobin/transferrin/lactoferrin family receptor, whose protein sequence is MLNRHHRLALLACTAFITLAGTTFSHAQATEAATAAEKQGRVTALKKLIATNGEKEGVADTPLAERVTEQELDNNQISSFEDLGRSLEPGVNFNRTNGSVNIRGLEGPRVLTTIDGIPIPFLDDGARDADGGIDSFDFAALSTIDIVRGADSSRAGGGVLGGAVVLRTLEPEDLIGEGRTWGGIFKFAYDGDDESVGGSAAVAARYDNTAVLFQGGYKRGHERQSNGDVGGYSTTRTEADPADYDQNNLLFKVRQYTDSGHTFGLTAERFDRDKDIDFMSGQSLFGNYRPGNYDKLDNTRRERLSLDYEFEATDDNAWFDSASATIYWQRLLRENGVDAFRSTSVIGGYSRLNEAEDESFGASGYVDKFFDTGLLQHQVTLGGDFAIGKLHQYSSGEDSCDTAPSPSCNFLHTNQSDSPDVDSKKVGIYLQDRISIGDGPFALTPGLRFDWYDYSPQNTAAYMRNPNYDGLPPGQSDQTLSPKLLATYQAAEQVELFAQWAMAFRPPTAEELYLNYGAPGSYLQIGNPDLRPETSHGFEVGANLGDEEFGGRVSAFYNRYRNFIDERWSFDPTGSYPLGITEAINRANVSIHGVEVSGHKVFSNGVHVRTALAYAYGRDLDTDEVLGSVAPLKGVLGVGYATESWGTDVILTAAMAVSDKSTNSFKAPGYGIVDLTGWWEPVELPGLRVNAGVYNVFDKTYWDAVNTQNTFTQPADFYSEPGRTFKISLTQRF, encoded by the coding sequence ATGCTCAACCGGCATCATCGCCTGGCTCTTCTCGCATGCACGGCATTCATCACTCTGGCCGGAACAACGTTTTCGCACGCCCAAGCGACCGAGGCGGCGACTGCCGCCGAAAAGCAGGGGCGCGTAACGGCACTGAAGAAACTGATCGCCACGAACGGCGAGAAGGAGGGGGTGGCCGATACGCCGCTTGCCGAGCGGGTCACCGAACAGGAACTCGACAACAACCAGATATCGAGCTTCGAAGATCTGGGCAGAAGCCTTGAACCCGGTGTGAACTTCAACCGCACGAACGGCAGCGTCAATATTCGCGGTCTCGAAGGGCCGCGCGTGCTGACGACGATCGACGGCATCCCGATCCCCTTCCTTGACGACGGCGCGCGCGATGCAGACGGCGGCATCGACAGCTTCGATTTTGCCGCGCTCTCGACGATCGATATCGTGCGCGGCGCCGATTCGAGCCGCGCCGGCGGCGGTGTGCTCGGCGGGGCCGTCGTCCTGCGCACGCTGGAGCCGGAAGACCTGATCGGAGAAGGCAGGACCTGGGGCGGGATCTTCAAGTTCGCCTACGATGGGGACGACGAGAGCGTCGGCGGGTCCGCCGCCGTCGCCGCGCGCTACGACAACACGGCCGTCCTGTTCCAGGGCGGCTACAAGAGGGGACACGAACGGCAGAGCAATGGCGACGTTGGCGGCTATTCGACGACGCGCACCGAGGCGGATCCCGCCGACTACGACCAGAACAACCTCCTGTTCAAGGTCCGGCAATACACTGACAGTGGCCACACTTTCGGTCTGACGGCGGAACGCTTTGATCGCGACAAGGACATCGATTTCATGTCCGGCCAAAGCCTCTTCGGCAATTATCGGCCGGGCAATTACGACAAGCTCGACAATACCCGGCGCGAGCGCCTGTCGCTCGACTACGAATTCGAGGCGACCGACGATAACGCCTGGTTCGACAGCGCTTCGGCCACCATCTACTGGCAGCGCCTGCTCCGCGAAAATGGTGTCGACGCCTTCCGCAGCACCTCGGTGATCGGCGGGTATTCGCGGCTCAACGAAGCGGAGGACGAGAGCTTCGGCGCCAGCGGCTACGTCGACAAGTTCTTCGATACCGGCCTCCTGCAGCATCAGGTCACGCTCGGCGGCGATTTTGCCATCGGCAAGCTCCACCAGTATTCCTCAGGCGAGGACAGCTGCGACACGGCGCCCAGCCCCTCCTGCAACTTCCTGCATACCAATCAGTCGGATAGCCCCGACGTCGACAGCAAGAAGGTCGGTATCTACCTGCAGGATCGCATCTCGATCGGTGATGGTCCTTTCGCGCTGACGCCGGGGCTCCGCTTCGACTGGTACGACTATTCACCTCAGAATACGGCCGCCTACATGCGCAATCCCAACTATGACGGGTTGCCACCCGGACAGAGCGACCAGACGCTGTCGCCAAAGCTGCTTGCGACCTATCAGGCAGCCGAACAGGTCGAGCTTTTCGCACAGTGGGCGATGGCTTTCCGGCCGCCGACAGCCGAGGAGCTCTATCTGAACTACGGTGCGCCGGGCAGCTACCTGCAGATCGGCAATCCCGACCTGAGGCCGGAAACGAGCCATGGTTTTGAGGTCGGGGCCAATCTCGGCGACGAGGAATTCGGCGGTCGCGTAAGCGCCTTCTACAACAGGTACAGGAACTTCATCGACGAGCGCTGGAGTTTTGATCCGACCGGGAGCTACCCGCTCGGCATTACCGAGGCGATAAACCGCGCCAACGTCTCCATTCACGGCGTTGAGGTGTCGGGCCACAAGGTCTTCAGCAACGGCGTCCACGTCCGAACCGCGCTCGCCTATGCCTATGGCCGGGACCTCGATACGGATGAGGTGCTCGGTTCCGTGGCTCCGCTGAAGGGAGTCCTCGGTGTAGGCTATGCCACGGAAAGCTGGGGAACCGACGTCATCCTGACGGCTGCAATGGCCGTTTCGGACAAGTCGACCAACAGCTTCAAGGCACCGGGCTATGGCATCGTCGATCTCACCGGCTGGTGGGAACCGGTTGAGTTGCCGGGTCTGCGGGTGAACGCCGGCGTCTACAACGTCTTCGACAAGACGTATTGGGATGCCGTCAACACCCAGAACACGTTCACGCAGCCGGCTGATTTCTATTCGGAGCCGGGTAGAACCTTCAAGATCTCGCTGACGCAACGCTTCTGA